The genomic region GCACGAGTACACGCTCGACATGGGCACGCTCGCCCGGGCGGCCGGCCTTGGCACGGCCTATGTCACGAACGGGTACATAACGGAAGAGGCTTTGCGCGAACTCTCGCCCATGCTCTCCGCGTACCGGGTGGACCTCAAGGCGTTCACGGATGATTTCTACAAAAAGATCTGCGGGGCCCGTCTCCAGCCGGTCCTCGACTCCGCGGTACTTGCCCGCGAGCTGGGCATGCATATCGAGACGGTCACGCTCGTCATCCCCGGCCTCAACGACAGTCTTGAGGAACAGGCTGCCCTGATCCGCTGGGTTATTGAGAACCTCGGGCCTGATACGCCGATGCACTTCTCCGCGTTCCACCCCGATTACCAGATGACCGATCGCACCTTCACACCGGTTGCAACCCTGGAGAAGATCTGCACAAAAGCAAAGGAACTGGGCCTCCGTTTCCCGTACATCGGCAATGCCCGCAGCCATAAGTACGAGAATACCTGCTGCCCTGCCTGCGGGGCGCTCCTCATCGAACGGTCCGGCTTCTCCAGCCGGATCGCGGGACTGGACGGGCAGCAGTGCAGTTCCTGCGGGGAACAGACCGGGATCGTGCGGCATGTCGGCTGATCCGGACCCGGGACAGCGGTTCATCGCGGACCGTATGCTTGGCACCCTCACGCGGTACCTGCGGTTCATGGGCTATGACACAACGAGCGCAAACACCCTTACCCCCGGAAACCGGAAAGAGGACACGCTCCTCCTCGACCTGGCTCTGCAGGAGAACCGCATCCTGCTGACGGGCGATGCCGAACTTGCAAGGCGCGGGAAAGAGCGGGCAGTGTACATCCGGAGCGGGGACGTTGCAGGGCAGATACAGCAGCTCGTGGATCTCGGGCTTGTCGAACAACGGATTTTCCTGAACCGCTGTTCGCTCTGCAACACCCTCCTGAGGGAAGCCCGGCCCGAAGAGATAGGGGGCGCGGAATACGCACCCAGGGAAAGAGAACATCTCACCTTCTTCTGGTGCGAGAGCTGCGTGAAACTGTACTGGAACGGCTCTCATGAGAAACAACTCAAAAAAAGACTGGAAGGGCAGCCGGAAAAGCGGTGAACGCAGATCTTTGTACTGCCGGGGGTGAGCCATACCACCGGGAGCCAATCCGGCCCGGGAGGGGATATGGGTCGTGCAGACTTCCTGCGGATCGGTACCGGTAGGGTATATCCGCAAGCTCCATTATCTCCTGCTCCCAGAGTACGAGGTGGGAGACAGATATCCTATGAAAGATCACCAAATCGTCCGATGGTCAGTGGATGTTGCACTGGGGATTGTGTTCCTCGTAAGCCTGATTACCGGCCTTGCCAAACTCACCGTCCTTTTACGGGTGACCGGCCTGGGGCAGGTGGTCCTGCCGCTTGCCCGGATCTCCGATATCCATGACACGGCCGGAGTGCTTCTTGCTCTTCTCGTATTGATTCATCTGTACCTGAACCGGAAATGGATCATCGGTACGACCAGGCGGATCCTGTCAGGTACGATGAAAGACGAGTGAAAAAACGATTCTCGTGCAGGAGACCCTATCCAAACTTGTTCTGGTCCAGGGCTCCGGTATTGGAGTAGCCCCGGGATTCCCAGTAGCCGCGATAGGATGGATCGTCCGACAACTCAATCCTCTCCACCCACTTGATCCACTTGTAGCCCCACTTGTCCTCGGCCACGAGCTGGAAGGGATAGCCCCGCTCTGCGGGCATGGTCACGTTGTTCATCCGGTACGCAAGCAGGATGTCGCGATCGGAAAAGTACGAGAGGGGAAACGATGTGGTATACCCGTCCCTCGCAGTAAGGATCACCGTGTTTGCCCGGGGGTCCGGCCCGGCATCTGCCAGGATGTCCCGGAAAAGAACGCCTTCCCAGAGGATCGTTGCATCCCATCCCTCAACGCAGTGAAGGGTGACGACTTTGGAATAATGCGGGTACCGGGCAAGGATCTCGTCATAGGAAAGGGACTGCGGCCTGCGGGCGAGACCGGTTACGGCCAGACGGTAGCCGGATATATTGACCTGCTGGGGACCCAGGATGGAGTTTTCCCGGAAATCCTTTACCGATGAGAGATCTTTTCCCTCAAACGATCGGACTTCCACTGCCGCAAGGGATGCAGGCACGCCATCCGGCCCGGAGATCCCCGGGGGACTCCGCAGGACCAGGAACGAACAGGCTGCGCCTATCACAAGAATGAGAAGGATGGCGAGGATCCACCGGATGTTCATGAAGGATGATAGGCACTGCAGCTTATCAAAACTTGGATAGAGGACAATCGCGAAAAAAAACCGCTCATACCTCTTCCGTGAGCACTTTGTAGAAATGTTCGGATGCATTCCGCTCGGCCCACGGGCGGTGCCCGCATTTTTCCAGAAGGATGAACCGGAAATCCGCAAGCTCCTTTGAAAGCGGGATCGTCACCCCGTCGGACGGGTGGGGATCCCAGTCGCCATGGATTGCAACAACGGGGCACTTGATGGATTTTGCCATCTGGAGGAGAACCTGCGTGCGCCGCAGTTCCGCTGCCTCTTCCCAGACCTCCCGGAAGATATCGTACTGGCAATGGAACCCTTCGTCCTCGATATTGGCAGGGTCGAATGCATCGGCGCGGGAGAGGAGGTACCCGAGCCGTGCAAGAAGGGCATTCTTCCCGGGGGTCTCAGGCACGTCGAGTTTTCCCATGATCTCCTGCGCCTCTGCCTTGTCCTGCTGCTTCATGCGGACAAGCCGGGTTTTTGTGATGGACGCGGCATACTGCTCCTCGAACGGCGGGCAGCCGATGAGGATGAGTTTCTTCA from uncultured Methanoregula sp. harbors:
- the amrS gene encoding AmmeMemoRadiSam system radical SAM enzyme; its protein translation is MHEARQYRKSINNEVRCSLCNHRCRILEGKCGICGVRENRNGILYATTYGRISAEAVDPIEKKPLYHFLPGTRSYSLGSIGCNFHCQHCQNWHISRADSETAGLRNLAPEEGVRRAKESGCASISWTYNEPTIWHEYTLDMGTLARAAGLGTAYVTNGYITEEALRELSPMLSAYRVDLKAFTDDFYKKICGARLQPVLDSAVLARELGMHIETVTLVIPGLNDSLEEQAALIRWVIENLGPDTPMHFSAFHPDYQMTDRTFTPVATLEKICTKAKELGLRFPYIGNARSHKYENTCCPACGALLIERSGFSSRIAGLDGQQCSSCGEQTGIVRHVG
- a CDS encoding Mut7-C RNAse domain-containing protein, with translation MSADPDPGQRFIADRMLGTLTRYLRFMGYDTTSANTLTPGNRKEDTLLLDLALQENRILLTGDAELARRGKERAVYIRSGDVAGQIQQLVDLGLVEQRIFLNRCSLCNTLLREARPEEIGGAEYAPREREHLTFFWCESCVKLYWNGSHEKQLKKRLEGQPEKR
- a CDS encoding DUF4405 domain-containing protein, which translates into the protein MKDHQIVRWSVDVALGIVFLVSLITGLAKLTVLLRVTGLGQVVLPLARISDIHDTAGVLLALLVLIHLYLNRKWIIGTTRRILSGTMKDE
- a CDS encoding molybdopterin-dependent oxidoreductase; translation: MNIRWILAILLILVIGAACSFLVLRSPPGISGPDGVPASLAAVEVRSFEGKDLSSVKDFRENSILGPQQVNISGYRLAVTGLARRPQSLSYDEILARYPHYSKVVTLHCVEGWDATILWEGVLFRDILADAGPDPRANTVILTARDGYTTSFPLSYFSDRDILLAYRMNNVTMPAERGYPFQLVAEDKWGYKWIKWVERIELSDDPSYRGYWESRGYSNTGALDQNKFG
- a CDS encoding alpha/beta hydrolase, coding for MSLVRKWGAGPYTIAVIHGGPGAPGEVAPVARELSAVRPVLEPLQTETTLDGQVQELRSVLIEQGKVPVTLVGFSWGAYLSWLLAARYPALVKKLILIGCPPFEEQYAASITKTRLVRMKQQDKAEAQEIMGKLDVPETPGKNALLARLGYLLSRADAFDPANIEDEGFHCQYDIFREVWEEAAELRRTQVLLQMAKSIKCPVVAIHGDWDPHPSDGVTIPLSKELADFRFILLEKCGHRPWAERNASEHFYKVLTEEV